The following proteins come from a genomic window of Malus domestica chromosome 02, GDT2T_hap1:
- the LOC139190201 gene encoding disease resistance protein RUN1-like produces the protein MITHEASSSSSSKSKLWNYDVFLSFSGVDTRNGFTGHLHAALTDRGYQAYIDEDDLERGEEIKEELFRAIKEARISIIVFSKSYADSSWCLDELVKIMECRYKPGRHVLPIFYHVDPSHVRKQNEDLAQAFQKHEEGIREEKDDKERETRQERVKQWRKALTEAANLSGQHLQITDKGREAKLIREIVDKIIPKWLPIAEELQMAKHPVGIYTRIQDIITYLSNAGSDVVCMVGIWGMGGLGKTTAAKAIYNKIHHEFQFKSFLDNVSEKDLVVS, from the exons ATGATAACCCACGAAGCCTCCTCTTCATCCTCCTCCAAGTCAAAACTTTGGAATTACGACGTGTTCTTGAGCTTCAGCGGTGTAGACACACGCAATGGTTTCACGGGCCACCTCCACGCGGCATTAACAGACAGGGGATACCAGGCTTATATCGATGAGGATGATCTAGAAAGAGGGGAAGAAATAAAAGAGGAACTGTTCCGGGCAATCAAAGAGGCGAGGATCTCTATCATTGTCTTCTCAAAGAGTTATGCGGACTCGAGTTGGTGTCTTGATGAGCTGGTGAAGATCATGGAGTGCAGATACAAACCGGGGCGACATGTTTTACCAATATTCTATCATGTTGATCCTTCACATGTTAGGAAGCAGAATGAAGATTTAGCTCAAGCATTTCAGAAGCACGAAGAGGGCATCCGTGAAGAAAAAGATGACAAGGAACGTGAAACTAGACAAGAAAGGGTAAAGCAGTGGAGAAAGGCTCTTACAGAAGCTGCAAATTTGTCTGGCCAACATCTTCAAATCACTGACAAAGG gCGCGAAGCAAAGCTTATTAGAGAAATTGTTGACAAGATTATCCCGAAATGGCTTCCGATCGCAGAAGAATTACAAATGGCCAAGCACCCAGTTGGAATATATACTCGCATTCAAGATATCATCACTTATCTTTCAAATGCTGGATCAGATGTTGTTTGCATGGTTGGAATTTGGGGGATGGGTGGATTGGGTAAAACAACAGCTGCCAAAGCCATTTATAACAAAATTCATCATGAGTTCCAATTCAAAAGTTTCCTTGACAACGTTAGTGAAAAAGATCTGGTTGTTTCGTAA